In the Oryza glaberrima chromosome 6, OglaRS2, whole genome shotgun sequence genome, one interval contains:
- the LOC127777501 gene encoding GDSL esterase/lipase At1g74460: MACKKQKSKLMAFSLAMVVVVVVLLGRCRGDVVQFIFGDSLSDVGNNDYLTKSLARAALPWYGIDFDTGMPNGRFCNGRTVADIVGDKMGLPRPPAFLDPSLDENVILKRGVNFASGGGGILNETSSLFIQRFSLYKQIELFQGTQEFMRRKVGKAAADKLFGEAYYVVAMGANDFINNYLLPVYSDSWTYNGDAFVRYMVTTLEAQLRLLHSLGARRLTFFGLGPMGCIPLQRILTSTGACQEPTNALARSFNEQAGAAVARLSSSLANATFRFGEAYDYFQDIIDRPAAHGFNNSRAPCCSLGRVRPTLTCTPLSTLCKDRSQYVFWDEYHPTDRANELIALETLRKLNITVSANNSTST; encoded by the exons ATGGCTTGCAagaagcagaagtcgaagctcATGGCATTTTCgctggcgatggtggtggtggtggtggtgctgctgggGCGGTGCCGCGGCGACGTGGTGCAGTTCATCTTCGGCGACTCGCTGTCGGACGTGGGCAACAACGACTACCTGACCAAgagcctcgcccgcgccgcgctccCCTGGTACGGCATCGACTTCGACACCGGCATGCCCAACGGCCGCTTCTGCAACGGCCGCACCGTCGCCGACATCGTCGGCGACAAGATGGGCCTCCCCCGCCCACCCGCCTTCCTCGACCCTTCCCTCGACGAGAACGTCATCCTCAAGCGCGGCGTCAACttcgcctccggcggcggcggcatcctcaACGAGACCTCCTCCCTCTTC ATACAGAGATTCTCGCTGTACAAGCAGATCGAGCTGTTCCAGGGGACGCAGGAGTTCATGCGGCGCAAGgtcgggaaggcggcggcggacaagcTGTTCGGCGAGGCCTACTACGTGGTGGCGATGGGCGCCAACGACTTCATCAACAACTACCTCCTCCCCGTCTACTCCGACTCGTGGACGTACAACGGCGACGCCTTCGTCCGCTACATGGTGACCACCCTGGAGGCGCAGCTGCGGCTGCTCCACTCcctcggcgcgcggcggctcacGTTCTTCGGCCTGGGACCCATGGGCTGCATCCCGCTGCAGCGGATCCTGACCTCCACGGGCGCGTGCCAGGAGCCGACGAACGCGCTGGCGAGGAGCTTCAACGAGCAGGCGGGCGCAGCGGTGGCGAGGCTGTCGTCGTCGCTGGCGAACGCGACGTTCAGGTTCGGGGAGGCGTACGACTACTTCCAGGACATCATCGACCGCCCCGCGGCGCACGGGTTCAACAACTCGCGGGCGCCGTGCTGCTCGCTGGGGCGGGTGCGGCCGACGCTGACGTGCACGCCGCTGTCCACGCTGTGCAAGGACCGGAGCCAGTACGTGTTCTGGGACGAGTACCACCCCACCGACCGCGCCAACGAGCTCATCGCGCTCGAGACGCTCCGCAAGCTCAACATCACCGTCTCCGCCAACAACTCCACCTCAACCTAg